The window ccctgagctgggtGGGACACGAAGGCACAggtgagcccccagccccacgctgctcccctgctgcaggtgtgccGGGAGCAGGacctgctcctcttcctgcaGGACCACCCCGCCTTCTCCCTGGCGCCCGAGCAGCGCTTCCAGCTCACGGGGATGGAGGAGGTAAGTGGAGAGGATCATTACAGCAAGGTGGGGTCTGCACAGCCATCCCCTGTCACCAccgtgtccctgcccaggtgtgcctgctgccaccagcagatGATGGggccagcctggagaaggagtCGCGGCGCTGGGCCACGCGGGTGGCCCGTGAGCACAAGAACAGGGCACACAGTGAGGAGGTGGGTGTTGTCCTGCCCCACAGGGCAccggggggctcagggaggggcTTTTGCAGCCCCTCACCAGCTGGCACACCCTCTGAGCTGTGGGTGCTCACCCAGGTGCTGCAGCGGCTGGAGGCCAGGcggcagcaggggctggaggcGGAGGCGGCGGCCGTGGAGCGGCAGATGGAGGAAGTGAGGGAGAACATCCGCAAGGCAGAGGTGGGACCCCGAGTCAGGGAGCTTGGGGTGACATCTGTCTGTCACCCCCGGGATGGGGGATGTAGGGACAGGCAGGGGTGGTGGCTGGGATGCTGCACTTGGTGTGTGGTGCTGGGGATGCCACCACACTCAGGGATGGGGGTAATGGGGTTGGGACACTGCCAGAGGTGTCCTGGGCACTGTGACAATGTGTGGTGTCCCCAGGTGAGCCGAGTGAAGGCTGAGGCACGGCTGGCACTGCTGCGGGCGGCAGGGCTGGATGTGGACACCTGGCTGGCCGGGGCCATGGGGGGGACAGGCGAGGAGACCCCCACAGGGCTGGACCCAGCTGAGTTCGATGACTACGAGGACAGTGATGAGCCCGATGAGGACGATGAGCCTGGGCCTGCTGCCCGCACCTACCCCTACACCTGCCGGGTGATCTTTGGCTACCAGGTatggccctgcctgcctggccctcaccctgcctgcccagggctggcacctcagcctctctgccacactgtccccatctcctgcagggctgccaggcgGATGAGCTGTCCATCAGCCAGGGCGAGGAGCTGGAGATCATCGAGGATGGGGATGCAGAGGAGTGGGTGAAGGtgggagcaggctgagcccccctccATACTGGGGGACACCTTTTGGACATCCCCAGGCTGGCCCCACtctggagcctgggatgttCATGTGGTTTCTGCCTCCTCAGGCTCGGAACAAGGCTGGGCAGGTCGGCTATGTCCCTGAAAAGtacctgctgtccctggggtgtGACTcgggggctgggctgggccccCCAGGCCCCTCTGCCTTGCACCGCCAGCTCTCCAGCATCATGGCTGCAGAACTGGTGCTGGAGCCTGGAGGTGAGTGCTGGGCATCACCCCCACCCCAGAGAGGGAGGTGGGATCCAGAGTGtgctgagccccctccccaccctccccacagcctggctggtgCGAGCCCTGTACGACTACGAGGGGCAGAGCCCCGAGGAGCTGAGTTTTCCTGAGGGGGCCATCATCCGGGTGCTGCCCCGTGCTGCTGGCGAGGTGGACGATGGCTTCTGGACCGGCGACTTCGACGGCCGCGTCGGCGTCTTCCCCTCCCTGGTGGTGGAGGAGCTCACCGGGGCCCGAGAGGCAGCGGGGCAGGTTGGTGCCAGGAGGGTCATTGAGTCACCCTGGCAATTCCATGGGTGCTGAGGTGAAGCCCCCTTCCCACCATGACCGTCCCTCTTGGTTGTcttttcccaggagctgccatcACCGTCCCCTCCGCCCTTCTCCCCTCCTGGCCTCACACCCGGGGCCAGCCTggtccccagctctgttcctgaGACAGCGCTGGGAGGTGAGTGCTGGGGAAACTGGGGAGACTGtgaaggggctgggggagcccaaaagccaggctgagctgctgggccCTCCCAGGTTGCCGGCAGGATGGCACGGGCAGCGGGCAGAGCTCTCCAGACCTGGCAGCCACGCGCCTGCGGCCAGTAAGTCCCTTCACAGGGATGCTGTGACCCCAAAACCTGCCCCAGCCCTTCTGTAATGGAGCCACCTGTGTGTTTTGGGGGGTCTGAAGGGGGATGAGTGGCCTCAGCATGTTGGCACCACTTCTgtccctctcctttccctctcctctccctctctgcagctccGTGCaccgcccccgccgcccggcAGAGCCCCCGAGCCCGACCCTGAGCTTCACTTCAGCTGACCCTGtgggtgcccccagcccccctccccaaaaagcCTTGCCCAGGCAAACCActacaggagctgctgtgccccatgCCCCGAGCTGGTCTCTCCAGGGGCTGCatcctgcccagtgctgcttgCAGAGTGGTCCTGCATCCCAGTACAGCACCCAGAACCCCTTTTTGGGgtgcccagtgccacagccaggccCCATCTCACCCCCCTTTTGCCTCCACCCGTCCTGCCTGGCATCACCCGTGCACTCCCACCCCTGGTTCCTGGGGGGCTCATCTctctcccctgccagcccccacaGGCAGGAGTGGGCATGGGGGGCTGTCCCCAATAAATCAATAAATCCCGCTGGCCCTGCCGAGGGGTTCAGCAGCTTTAATGGTTGTAGCTCGTCTATGTACAGGGCGTTACACACCGAAGCTGGcgcagcccggggctgcccgcTGGCCTGGCCCGGGGCCATCCCGACCCCGGGCCGGTGCCGGGATGGGGCCGGCAGCTCCAATCTCCGCCAGCATCTCCCAGGCCCTGCCGGTGCCGGGTGTGTGCCAGTGCCCGCTCTGCGTGGCAGGGGTGCCCGGgggggctgtgctctgtgctgaacGTGcccggcgggcggggggcgctcCCCACCGCCCCGGGGCGGGCTCAAGCCgctgcctccatccctgcccctgtgaTCCTTCCCCCGAGCTGGGGGCTGCGGGGGCAGCCGGCTCCGGGCGCcgtcctgcccctgccaggcccTCGGGTCCCTCGGGGGTGTCCGGGGAGGGTGCGGTGGGTGGGACTCGGGTACCTATTGCCGATGGGATGAAGGCTGGCGCCGCCGAGCGCGGTTGTTGTCGGTGTGGCGGGCGCGTCGCTCCGGCCATGCCAAGCGCGTAGCTGCCCacccggggccgggcacggctGCCCCGCGGCTGCCCCACGGCCGAGCCCCAGCCCCGAGGGGCCCGGGGGCTGCGCGCCTCCCGTGCACGCTCCAGCCGGGAGCGGAGAGCAGCTGCGGGAGGGAGAGAGGCACGATGGGACTGGTGCCCGCAGCCATGGCACCTCCCCACCACACAAATGGCACTGCTCGGGGTCGCTGCCTGTGGCTGGGCACGTCCTGACCCCTGGGGAAAGGGTTCAGCCTctctccatctccagcagcaagcTGAGACccaccatggcagggacagtgacagtgcccTCCCACCCCCCGACATTGtccaggggacaggggacagacaCTCACCTCACACAGGGACACTGGCAGTGCCCTCCCACCCCCAGACATTGTCccggggacaggggacaggggacagacaCTCACCTCACGCACGGTCCTGCTCCGCGGCGCTGGGCTCCTTGTGGGATGGAGGAGAGGGGTCAGCGCTCccatggagctggggctgggccggggctcTCCCTTGGTCACAGCAGTGACCCGAGGGGCAGAGCCCCACCGAGCCTCCAGGAgcgagcacagcccaggcaccaCCTCTGCCCTTCCCCACCACCTGCAGGAcgtgacagcagcagccaccaacCCTGGTGCTGGCTCTGACTGCAACTGAGGGCATGGGGGATGATCCAGATGGCACCAGGGCTTGGTGACAAACATCCCAGGGAGGTCCTGTCACCATTCTTCTGGTACCCCATGTCTTGGAGCACCCCAGCATCACGGGCAGCATCCAGGGCAAGAGCCTGGCACTGGGCTTGCCCTGCACCTAACTGCTTCCCCAGGGATCAGAGGGATTCCCAAGGCTCAGTGGGACACAGGAGGACCTGTCACCAcctccccagctctctggggAAAGGCTGCAGCCCATCAGCTCTATCCTGCCTTGCCGTTCTCCATGAAACAGCTCAAACCTTCCAGCCTGCTCACCAGAAAGCAAAGGGGGAAGCAGTGGGATCCTGCTTTGTCCTTATCCAGCATCCAGCCAGGCACCTTCTCCAGGCCTCTCCTGTGCTGACCCAGTCCTGCCCCATCCCAACCCCTGCCAAGGGCTGCTGGCATGTGCCCAGCCAGTGTAGAACCAGCCCCAGGGGATCTCCATGGCTTTGAAGCATGCCAGGAATTTTACCCAGGCATTTGGCTTCCTTTTTCTCCCAAGGGCTTTGCCACATCAGGCTGGTTTTGTGAGGCAAGTTAAGGCCCAGCTCTTGGAGCTGCTGACACTACACAAGGGGTGTTTCCCAGCCCCCTTTCCATGaaaatccccttttcccagctgcagaaccACAAATGAGTGTGTAGGCAAAATTCTGGGCGTCTGAAGCACCACCACCAGCCTCGTTTGCTTACTGGTACCAGCACAGAGGCAATtccagggagaaaaatcccCTGGAGCTTTCTAACCCCTCCAGCAAGGTGCTTCGGTGGGATATTGGGAGGTACCAGGGTACTGGGAGCTCCAGGAAGGGTGGGCTTCCCTCCTCTCTGATCAcagctgctcaggagcagggaaaagagCCAATAAATGACCACTTGGCTTTGCCATTTCCTGGCCTTGGAGGTAAAGAAGGCTGGAGAAATCTGCCCCTGCCTATTCCTGTGGGGCCACACTGGACCCCAGTGAGGCTACAGCTCAGGGGACACCACGTGCAGCAGTGGTGTGCCCAAAGGAAAAGGAGTCCCTTGCCAAGGGGATCAGACCTCTCCCAGGTCAAAATCCCAATGGATGTCCCCAAAGGAAAAGGAGTCCCTTGCCAAGGAGAACAGACCTCTCCCAGGTCAAAATCCCAATGGATGTCCCCAAAGGAAAAGGAGTCCCATGCCaagggaaggggcagcaggTCTGCggcacctcccactgcccctgAAGCAGGGTGGGACCTGTCACAGTCACTCCACTGCCTCAGACATCAGAAAATGGATGGGAAAAAGCAAtccccctccagcccaggggaCCACATGGGgaccaggaggaggaggaggaacatACCTGCTGCTTCCCATCCTCCCCTCCGGACTGTTTCCTGCCGGTCTCGTCTCGCGCCAGCtcctcagcctgctcctgcagacTCAGGCTCCCGTGAATATCCGACACCTCATCTGCCGACGCCAGTCCCATCTCCTCCAGGCACATGCCGGCTCCTTCCCTCGCCAGCTCTCCCGGGATGTTGGGACTCGACGCTCCCAGCATGGGCAGGCTCAGCAGTCTGCGCTGCCGGCTGGAGCTCCCGGGAGCGGAGCCAGCACCCGGCAGGGACCCAGCTCGGCCAGACCCCACCAGGTTGGACCCGACCGGGCCAGGCCCAACCGTGACAGACCCAACCGTGCTGGACCCCGCCGTGCCAGACCCAACCGTGCCGGATCCAACCATGCCGGACCCAAGCGGGCCAGACCCCGCAGTGCCCGCCCGCCGGCTGTCACGGGTGCTGGCGCTGGCGGGTGTGTTGGCAGCCGGGCTGGCGGACAGGCTCTGCTCGGTGCTCCTGGcactgtgtgtgcctgtgtggaCGGCTCCGTTCTGCAGGCCGGCCGTGGGCACAGTCCCGTTGAGCAGCTCGCTGCTGCGCTCCAGCTCCTCGGTGCTCGGCGGGCGGCTGGCCACGGGCAGGGCCCCGTCCGGCTGCTCCGGCAGGCACGGCTTCTTCCCGATGTGTGTCACACGGAACCTGCAGTGGGGACAGGACACGGCAGGTGTTGGGggagatgaaacaggaaagccttataaataggattgtctggcaaaagattttgagaatatggaaactatgaGTGAgattaaaatgaaagcaagctttgagatccctcagttactgaacaactggaaaataATGGTGTggcagctgaaggtgatccccttttgatggaacaacaccctctgcttgcagacaggcccaagggtcagagcagaccctacagcttggcagaagggcccaaagaggagtttttagggtttaaaatgtaacacagtatggtgatgtagtgattcttataggctgtatggaaatgctataggatttgtatcttgtactagattggttagtgagaatcagaatattcaacacagaagaaggtttattgtattgtaatgggaacttcGCTCTCTTAACTTTTTTACTCTCTtactctctcatcctctctccccctctcttctctcagtcctgctctgagctgtgtttggcagctcccagcagggccctgcaccccggccctttgcaataaaccccaagttccatgacctggcttcagagatctctcatctccatctgTCCCCGACACTACTACAAGCAGTTCTTTTCCATGCTGTCCCACCTCTGGATTCCCGGCCTTTCTGTACCTCCAGCCCCGGATCTCCTCGCTTTGCTGTGATCTCCAACCTGTCTGACCCATTCACACCTACACAAGCTGTGTCCCCAGATTGATTTTCCCCTTCATTttgaacaaaacaaacagaaagggAAGGATGGGAAGTGCAACCCAGGTCTTGGCTGGGGCAGAGTTTGTCCTCCCAGCAGCAAGATGGATCACAGCTCTTGGAAATGCTCTGGATGACAGCGTGCCCTCAGtgagggcaggacagggattTGGCAGTGATTTGGGTACAGGGATCATAGGCTGGAGGAGCTGTTTGGCTAAAATCTGCCAGAGCACATTTTGCACCATCCCCTGGAGGGGCAGATGGTACCTGAGTGTTCACCAAGGTTCCACCATGAGCAGGTAacagctcagagctctgggtgggcaggagaaaagctgcagaaatgggTCTGACACCCTCAAAGGGTGGGCTCATAATCAGAGGTGATGTAACATTGCATGTGGGGAGAAGAGAGGGGTTAGGGATCATAGACTCATGGAATGGCTTAAGTTGGAAGGAGGTCCTAAAAGATCTCCTGGTGAGATCTCCTAAAAGATCTCCTGGACTGGGGGGTCCAGTCTCACCCCCACCATGGATAGGGACAACTTCCCCTCAATctggctgctccaagctccatccagcctgaccttggccACtcccagggacccaggggcagccacagcttctctgggcacagcttctctgtaccagggcctgcccaccaattccttcccaatatcccctCTAACCCTGCCCTAATCCTAACTGGCAGCAgagagccattccctgtgtcctgtcactctGTGTCCTTGTCctaagtccctctccagctctcttggaacCCTtccaggcactggaaggggctctaaaTTCTCCTTGGGGCTTTCTCCTCtcccaattccctcagcctGGGAGGGGCAAGGTGTCAGCAAAGCCTGAAAGTCTGAACTGTGATTGTGCTGATTGTGACTCCTCCTCACCAGCACTGGACCAGCAGAGAGGAAATCTCCTCCATGGTGAGCTGGTGTCCACCAGCCAGAGCACTCCAAGGCCAGCACTGAGAGCTCATGCAACCCATGgtcacccacagctgctctcactATGCTTGGATCACACATGGAAAACCAACAGACCTGGTTCTGCTGAGTTTCAGCTGcaaggcagtgtcagggcaAAGTACAATTTCAGAGAGTTCAAGTACTGCTGGTGTGGAAAGAACAGCAAGACACACAGGTCAAGCACATGGCAGCGCTGCtgttccaaaggaaaaagcagagaggTCCAAAAGATAAGAACAGATGTCAGGAGAGTTGGCAGAGATGAAGGAGAGCActtccaggctggagcccaGCCCGTGGGCAGCACCAACCCCTCAGCAGGGCCAGAAAGGATTGGGAGGGTGGAGAAGAGAAATGTTCCCGCTCCAGACAACGTTCCCAGGCCAAGCAGCAGCAAATGTGACCTTTCAGGTCTGTCCAGATATTCAGAGATAAGACACCAGCACTGCGATTTGGGAAGACCAAAGAATGTTCTGGCCCTGAAGAGGAACAGGAAGGATACACAAGTGACAGGATCACTTCTTGGTAATGCCATTGAGCAATGGCAGGAAGAGTCAGGAGTGGAGTCAGAGGGATTTGAACCAGAGAGGGCACAGGAAGTAACATAGCCAACCTCTGGCTGGtgagggaaagcagaggagccctggctgggcttcTGCCTCATCAGCATCCCTGGGATTCAGTGGGATGTGACACACTCTGCCTGATGGGGCTGAGGACAGAGGGTCAGACACAGGTGTTTTATGGACAAGCTCTGCCACTGACTACACCTGGTTGAGGGAAAGCCCTGAGCTAAGTGGTAAATCATCCCATACCATGCATAACTCTGAGTGCCACACAAGTTCAGAACAATTTAGGTGCAAAAAGCCCTCAAGAGGTCTCCAGTCTAGACCCCTGCTCATATCTGGGTCCCCTCCTACCCTCAAGCACTTTGCCCAAGCCCTGTCCAGTCAGGTTTTGGAAATCTTCAGGGTCAGAGATTCCTCCACTCCTCAGGGCCCTGTTGAGGGCTGCACCATCCTCATGGCAGAACAGTTTTTCCTGGCATCTTTTCTGGATTCCTCTTGCTGTAACTCATGGCCATTGCCTCTTGCCCTTCCCAGTGCAGATCTCTGAGGAGAGTCTTGTTCCATCTTCATTTAAATTCCACCCACCCTTTGGGAAGTGTTAGGGGACAATTAGATCATCCCTTTCTAATGCTCCAGGCCAAAAAAGCCTCCTCAGGTTCCCCATACTCCAGCCCTGATGATCTTGGTGGACCTCCATAGCTTTCCACTCCTCAGGAAAGAGCCTGTGCCTACCAGGACCCATTCCATGTAGGACCAGGCTGGACTCTCAACCACTGCATCCAAGGCAAGAACAATaccaaaaacaaagcagaacaagACCTGAGGGTGTCTTTAACTCTAGGGGTGGGTTAAAGAAGCCCTGTGGGTTCTTTAGTGCTGGGTCAAAGTACTTCAAGATATTTGTCATAAATAAGACACAGAAAGGGCCATCCTGGAGGatctggaagggaaaaggggcCAGCCTGGAAATAAGAAGCAGAATTTGGGTGTGGGATTGTACCTCATGGGCACATAGGTCCCTTAGCAGTTGCACCTTGTACCAAAGAGATTCAGGATAGAAAGTAAGGCCTTGGAGAAATGGGATAACTGCCCTGTGGAAAGGGCTGGTGTGGGGTATGACACTCACAGGGTTAAAGAGGAAAATCAGGAATTGATGGAAGGTGCCTTTGGGAAAGGTGAGCATCTTGTCCAGCACTCTGAGTGCTGAGAGGAGGCTGGGAGAGTACGAACAGAGGACAtggaggaggggatggagctgggcacCAGCCAGGGAATGAATTAGCggtgagcaggagctgtgcacagccccGGCCTGCCGGGCACCACCTCCAAGGACAGCCATGGGCACGGAGAGCcgggagctggcagtgcccacgACATGTGATCCGAGCTGAGCTGGGCCTGGGCAGTCCAGCAGCCCTCCCTGCTTCTCCAGCTGCCCACAAAGCCCCAGCTCACCTCCCTGCTGAGGCTCCTGCCCGTGGTGCTGGAAAAATTCATATGataggacacagggaatggcttcccagagccagaggcagggatggatgggatattgggaattaggaattgttccctgggagggtggacaggccctggcacagggtgcccagagcagctgtggctgcccctggatccctggcagtgcccaaggccaggctggatgagcttggagc of the Ammospiza nelsoni isolate bAmmNel1 chromosome 16, bAmmNel1.pri, whole genome shotgun sequence genome contains:
- the FCHSD1 gene encoding F-BAR and double SH3 domains protein 1; amino-acid sequence: MQPPPRKVKLTQELRVHLLEQLSGLQSKQQRDAELLEDIRSYSKQRATIDREYGQALQRLASQFVKRDWHRGRGEAGDSRSVAAVWKGVIEGTAHAGQVRVTASESYRALAAEATRSARLCKERTLKKGIERLQKAQVELLETVKELDKAKKQLSHLRRSSEVAKDKAADVEARLRKSDRRIFHTKASLQKLSAKFSARLAEHSRQLAGVQNEYSFALVAASAHLEHYQRVELPAAMQALDGDLYERLREHLSVASRTEVETCRATRDWFQGVVEASARVCREQDLLLFLQDHPAFSLAPEQRFQLTGMEEVCLLPPADDGASLEKESRRWATRVAREHKNRAHSEEVLQRLEARRQQGLEAEAAAVERQMEEVRENIRKAEVSRVKAEARLALLRAAGLDVDTWLAGAMGGTGEETPTGLDPAEFDDYEDSDEPDEDDEPGPAARTYPYTCRVIFGYQGCQADELSISQGEELEIIEDGDAEEWVKARNKAGQVGYVPEKYLLSLGCDSGAGLGPPGPSALHRQLSSIMAAELVLEPGAWLVRALYDYEGQSPEELSFPEGAIIRVLPRAAGEVDDGFWTGDFDGRVGVFPSLVVEELTGAREAAGQELPSPSPPPFSPPGLTPGASLVPSSVPETALGGCRQDGTGSGQSSPDLAATRLRPLRAPPPPPGRAPEPDPELHFS